In Coleofasciculus sp. FACHB-1120, one genomic interval encodes:
- a CDS encoding diguanylate cyclase: protein MLNPYALPLHQAIDRTPLTVTPDTLATEAIALMSRAQASCVIVVQQQVSAEKQTQVATQTPIGIFTERDLVQVTALGRDIKDVAIAALMNQPLITLKESQVEDIQTVSRLFHHHQIRHLLIVEDESSQLVGIITPSSLMPVVSDRPNPKPENLFGYSNLNLPEREACYRLLAENCTDMISSHTPEGVYLYVSPVCSILLGYEPDELVGHSVLEFCHPQDWVVMEQFAKNDTVTLREYGTQLNFPEIETVSYRMRHRQGYYIWLKTTLRTIRHPDTGAVQEIIAISCDISQRQQAETELRESQEKYKVLFQRFPIGISITDKNGNIIEANQASEKILGLSIEKHKTRSCDSQEWRIIRPDGTPMPPEEFASVRALKENKVIVNREMGILNDQDEITWINVTAAPIPLKDYGVAIAYVNITERKAAEEKVEKSLSLLRTTLESTADGIVAVSLEGDIVSYNQKFLQMWQVPEDLISSPRADKRLVFLKNQMKEPEAFVRRIQELSRQPEAKAYDILELKNGRIFERYSAPHRLGEQIIGRVWSFLDITERKRTEEALRSSIERERLLGRIQGRIRQSLHLNEILNTAVAEVRNFLQAERVALYRLDPRGACFVVESVAPGCESILDVSLYDPCFETEYIQKFQTTGYVSAVDDIYQADLPASYVKLLEGAGIRANLMVPILIREQVGGNREAKNEFKTQNPAPIRPSLSNPAAKIHLWGILCVHQCSGSRHWEPYEIKLLQQLSVGLAIAIQQSSLFKQLEEANRELQCIASLDGLTHVANRRRFDEYLAQEWRRLAREQVPISLIFCDIDCFKIYNDTYGHQAGDSCLRQVAGAIRLMLKRSSDLVARYGGEEFALILPNTPSAGAGYIAESIRSMVKSLEIVHVHSPVSPYVTLSLGVASIVPSLTSSPAALIAAADEALYQAKKEGRDRVSVCGV from the coding sequence ATGCTCAACCCCTACGCTTTACCACTTCATCAAGCAATCGATCGCACCCCTCTAACGGTGACTCCAGACACACTGGCAACAGAGGCGATCGCATTGATGAGTCGGGCACAGGCTAGCTGTGTCATCGTGGTACAACAGCAGGTATCGGCGGAAAAACAAACCCAAGTAGCGACACAAACCCCGATCGGAATTTTTACAGAACGGGACTTGGTTCAAGTCACGGCTCTAGGTAGAGATATTAAAGATGTAGCGATCGCTGCATTGATGAACCAGCCACTCATCACCTTGAAGGAATCCCAAGTAGAAGATATCCAAACTGTCAGCCGACTGTTTCACCACCATCAGATTCGCCATCTGCTGATTGTAGAGGATGAATCCAGTCAACTGGTAGGAATCATCACGCCAAGCAGTCTGATGCCAGTTGTGAGCGATCGCCCTAACCCAAAACCGGAAAACTTATTCGGCTATTCAAACTTAAACTTACCTGAGAGGGAAGCTTGTTACCGATTGTTGGCAGAAAACTGCACCGACATGATTTCCAGCCACACTCCAGAAGGTGTTTATCTTTACGTTTCACCTGTATGCAGTATTTTACTGGGATATGAGCCGGATGAACTAGTGGGACACTCGGTGCTTGAATTTTGCCATCCGCAAGATTGGGTAGTGATGGAGCAATTTGCTAAAAATGACACTGTTACTTTAAGAGAATATGGAACCCAGCTAAATTTTCCAGAAATCGAAACAGTTAGCTACCGGATGCGTCATCGGCAAGGTTATTACATCTGGTTAAAAACTACGCTCCGAACTATCCGCCATCCAGATACAGGTGCAGTGCAAGAAATCATTGCCATTTCTTGCGATATTAGCCAGCGCCAGCAGGCAGAAACCGAGTTAAGAGAAAGTCAGGAAAAATACAAAGTTCTTTTTCAACGCTTCCCCATTGGCATTTCCATTACCGATAAAAACGGCAATATTATTGAAGCCAATCAAGCTTCAGAAAAAATTCTCGGTTTATCCATTGAAAAACATAAAACAAGAAGCTGTGACAGCCAAGAATGGCGCATCATCCGACCGGATGGCACCCCAATGCCACCGGAAGAATTTGCTAGCGTTCGGGCATTAAAAGAAAATAAAGTGATTGTAAATCGGGAAATGGGAATTTTGAACGACCAGGATGAAATTACCTGGATTAACGTTACTGCTGCTCCCATTCCTCTCAAAGATTATGGCGTTGCGATCGCTTACGTTAACATCACAGAGCGTAAAGCCGCAGAGGAGAAAGTTGAGAAATCGCTTTCTCTGCTTCGCACCACACTCGAATCAACCGCAGACGGCATCGTTGCAGTGAGCCTAGAAGGAGATATTGTCAGCTACAATCAGAAATTTCTTCAGATGTGGCAGGTTCCAGAAGACCTGATAAGCTCGCCTCGCGCTGACAAACGACTCGTCTTCCTTAAAAACCAGATGAAAGAGCCAGAAGCGTTTGTGAGACGGATTCAGGAACTTTCCAGGCAACCGGAAGCCAAGGCATACGACATTCTGGAATTAAAAAATGGAAGAATCTTTGAGCGCTACTCTGCACCGCATCGACTCGGCGAACAAATCATTGGCAGAGTATGGAGCTTTCTTGACATTACCGAACGGAAGCGAACGGAGGAGGCATTGCGCTCTTCTATTGAGCGGGAGCGTTTGCTGGGGAGGATACAAGGGCGTATCCGCCAATCTTTGCATTTAAACGAAATCCTCAACACAGCGGTTGCGGAGGTGCGAAACTTTCTGCAAGCGGAGCGAGTTGCTCTTTATCGGCTCGATCCTCGCGGTGCCTGTTTTGTGGTCGAATCTGTCGCACCCGGTTGTGAATCCATTCTGGATGTCTCGCTGTATGACCCCTGCTTTGAGACAGAATATATCCAAAAGTTTCAAACCACCGGGTATGTGTCGGCGGTGGATGATATCTACCAAGCGGATCTGCCTGCGAGTTACGTGAAGTTACTGGAAGGGGCAGGAATTCGGGCGAATTTAATGGTGCCAATCTTGATTCGGGAACAGGTAGGGGGAAACCGAGAAGCGAAGAATGAATTTAAAACCCAAAATCCTGCCCCTATCCGTCCGTCTTTATCCAATCCAGCCGCCAAAATTCATTTGTGGGGAATCCTCTGCGTCCATCAATGCTCTGGATCTCGTCACTGGGAGCCGTATGAAATTAAGTTGTTGCAACAATTGTCCGTCGGGTTAGCGATCGCAATTCAGCAGTCTTCTCTGTTCAAACAGCTAGAGGAAGCTAACCGGGAGTTGCAGTGTATTGCTTCTTTGGATGGCTTAACTCATGTGGCGAATCGACGCAGGTTTGACGAATATCTCGCCCAAGAGTGGCGGCGGCTGGCACGAGAACAAGTGCCGATTTCGCTGATTTTCTGCGATATTGACTGTTTTAAAATCTACAACGATACCTACGGTCATCAAGCTGGAGATAGCTGTTTGCGACAGGTTGCTGGTGCGATTCGCTTGATGCTAAAGCGCTCAAGCGACTTAGTTGCCCGTTATGGGGGCGAGGAGTTTGCTCTCATTTTGCCCAATACTCCTTCTGCGGGTGCCGGTTACATTGCTGAGTCGATCCGTTCAATGGTGAAAAGCTTAGAAATTGTCCACGTCCACTCACCAGTCAGCCCCTACGTCACGCTGAGTTTGGGTGTTGCCAGCATCGTTCCCAGTTTAACGTCTTCACCGGCAGCGCTGATTGCCGCCGCCGATGAGGCGTTGTATCAAGCGAAAAAAGAGGGACGCGATCGCGTCAGCGTATGCGGCGTCTAG
- a CDS encoding EAL domain-containing protein has translation MIRRKNIPALQQAGKTGTNRSYDRESLLNRITTRIRQSLELQEILATTAREIRSFLDMDRVKIYRFHPDASGEVIAESINGDRLPSMMGLRFPAEDIPAHARELFVKVRQRVIIDVTARQKTQEQLDCPSTGKNLAIRDIRYSPVDPCHAEYLTTMGVSASLAVPILHQNSLWGLLVCHQVSQRKFSEQELQIVQLLVDQVSIAIAQSHLLQTAREQAQHESTINQISSLLHSPLKISEIRQTVLEKTVNALQGASGRLYITADTTGQPAQLYTTGEQPILPWIEETPFWQQIISGKLSSASIPSNPTTNNYKDSNQDFNPQNPINHSSDSWFLKSEFNPQNHSLESSRHGYKAASELSNFKVQNSLYTIPDLYQEPQLKYIASAFGRTMIRSILIVPLSYHQQCVGCLTIFRPEMNTETLWAGRQNPDERNVRPRQSFEAWREITQGQAKEWTSEELKLAQAVGTHLYMAVMQRRVEDTIRHQASHDLLTGLPNRLLFNDRLSLALASTHLNCGDMLAVVFLDLDGFKTINDTLGHAVGDLLLQCAARRLTDCLRESDIVARWGGDEFTLMLSPIACLEDVTKIAKRILGALNVPFHCEDVETYHDTPLHIKASLGIALAPYDGEDAETLLKNADAAMYRAKQQGRNNYQLYTPALGAKALERLRLENRLYKALEREEFLLHYQPQVDLKTGQVVGMEALIRWQSPELGLISPYQFIPVAEETGLICPIGEWVLRKACLQNRFWQSIGLPPIRIAVNLSGRQVQQPTLVKVVEQVLAETGLEPRYLELEITESIAMQDVEWTISVLQKLQKLGIHISMDDFGTGYSSLSYLKHFPLNTLKIDRSFICDLMTNTHDAAIIKAVMALGHGLNLKVIAEGVETIEQLDFLYSVQCDGLQGYLFSPPVPVEAATEILKSKTLKNQS, from the coding sequence ATGATTCGACGAAAGAATATACCGGCATTACAGCAAGCAGGAAAGACGGGAACAAACCGATCCTACGATAGAGAAAGCTTGCTAAATCGAATTACAACGCGAATTCGCCAATCTTTAGAGTTGCAAGAGATTTTGGCGACAACGGCGCGGGAAATTCGCTCATTTTTAGACATGGATCGGGTCAAAATTTACCGATTCCATCCGGATGCCAGTGGCGAAGTGATTGCCGAATCCATAAATGGCGATCGCTTACCCTCTATGATGGGGCTACGGTTTCCAGCAGAGGACATTCCTGCCCATGCTCGTGAGTTGTTTGTCAAAGTCCGCCAGCGCGTCATTATCGATGTTACGGCTAGGCAGAAAACCCAAGAGCAGTTAGATTGCCCATCAACCGGCAAAAATCTAGCCATTAGAGATATCCGCTATTCTCCCGTCGATCCTTGCCATGCTGAATATCTAACGACGATGGGGGTGAGTGCTTCTCTCGCCGTGCCAATATTGCATCAAAACAGCTTGTGGGGGTTGTTGGTGTGTCACCAGGTGTCCCAGCGCAAATTTAGCGAACAAGAATTACAAATTGTTCAGCTGCTGGTAGATCAGGTATCGATTGCGATCGCTCAGTCCCATCTTCTCCAAACTGCACGTGAACAAGCTCAGCATGAGTCAACGATCAACCAAATCAGCAGTCTGCTCCACTCCCCATTAAAAATCTCAGAAATTCGTCAGACTGTTTTAGAAAAAACCGTTAACGCCTTACAAGGTGCCTCTGGCAGATTGTATATTACAGCAGATACAACGGGTCAACCGGCTCAACTTTATACCACTGGCGAACAGCCGATCCTACCTTGGATTGAAGAAACTCCCTTCTGGCAACAAATTATTTCTGGGAAACTGAGCAGTGCTAGCATCCCAAGCAATCCTACTACAAACAATTACAAAGACAGCAATCAAGATTTCAATCCTCAAAATCCCATCAATCACTCTTCTGATTCTTGGTTTCTGAAGTCGGAATTTAATCCTCAAAATCATTCTCTTGAATCTTCGCGTCACGGCTACAAAGCAGCTAGCGAACTATCGAATTTTAAAGTTCAAAATTCTCTTTACACTATCCCCGATTTATATCAAGAACCCCAGCTAAAATATATAGCCTCTGCTTTCGGGCGAACAATGATTCGCTCGATTCTGATTGTGCCGCTCAGTTATCATCAGCAATGCGTGGGGTGCCTCACCATTTTCCGCCCTGAGATGAATACAGAAACCCTCTGGGCAGGTCGTCAGAATCCCGACGAACGCAATGTCCGCCCCCGTCAGTCATTTGAAGCATGGCGAGAAATTACCCAAGGACAGGCTAAAGAGTGGACATCCGAAGAACTCAAGCTGGCTCAAGCGGTGGGAACTCACCTCTATATGGCGGTAATGCAAAGACGGGTAGAGGATACCATCCGACATCAGGCGTCTCATGACCTCTTAACGGGTTTGCCAAACCGATTGCTATTTAATGACCGGCTTTCTCTGGCGCTGGCAAGCACTCATCTGAATTGCGGCGATATGCTGGCGGTGGTGTTTCTCGACCTGGATGGCTTCAAAACAATTAACGACACGCTCGGTCATGCCGTGGGCGACCTACTGCTGCAATGTGCGGCTCGACGCCTCACAGATTGCCTGCGAGAAAGCGACATTGTTGCCCGCTGGGGTGGGGATGAATTCACCCTTATGCTGTCACCCATCGCTTGTCTAGAAGATGTTACCAAGATTGCGAAAAGAATTCTGGGTGCCCTGAATGTTCCTTTTCATTGTGAAGATGTAGAGACCTATCATGATACCCCTTTACACATTAAGGCGAGTTTGGGGATTGCTTTGGCTCCTTATGATGGGGAAGATGCAGAAACGTTGTTAAAAAACGCCGATGCTGCGATGTATAGAGCCAAGCAACAAGGTCGCAATAATTACCAGCTATACACACCAGCTCTGGGGGCAAAAGCGCTAGAACGGTTGAGGTTGGAAAACAGACTTTACAAAGCCTTAGAACGCGAGGAATTTCTATTACATTACCAGCCGCAAGTAGACCTAAAAACAGGTCAAGTTGTGGGGATGGAAGCACTGATTCGCTGGCAATCTCCCGAACTAGGATTAATTTCTCCTTATCAATTTATTCCCGTAGCAGAAGAAACGGGTTTAATCTGTCCGATTGGAGAATGGGTTTTACGGAAGGCTTGTCTGCAAAATCGTTTTTGGCAATCAATTGGGCTGCCACCAATCCGGATTGCCGTGAATCTTTCAGGGCGTCAAGTTCAGCAACCCACTTTAGTCAAAGTTGTTGAGCAAGTTCTGGCTGAGACTGGGTTAGAGCCTCGTTATCTGGAACTTGAAATTACTGAGAGCATTGCAATGCAGGATGTGGAATGGACAATTTCTGTGTTGCAGAAGTTGCAGAAGTTGGGAATTCACATTTCAATGGATGATTTTGGGACGGGTTATTCTTCACTGAGCTATCTAAAACACTTTCCGCTCAATACGCTAAAAATCGATCGCTCATTTATTTGCGATCTCATGACGAATACTCATGATGCTGCGATTATCAAGGCAGTCATGGCACTGGGTCATGGACTCAATTTAAAAGTGATTGCTGAGGGTGTTGAAACAATAGAACAATTGGATTTTTTGTACTCAGTTCAGTGTGATGGTTTGCAGGGTTATCTGTTTAGTCCCCCGGTTCCAGTGGAAGCGGCAACAGAGATCCTTAAATCTAAAACGTTAAAAAATCAAAGTTAG